A region from the Triplophysa rosa linkage group LG4, Trosa_1v2, whole genome shotgun sequence genome encodes:
- the scoca gene encoding short coiled-coil protein A isoform X2, producing MNCEIDGDMENQVEQEEKTRLINQVLELQHTLEDLSARVDAVKEENLKLKSENQVLGQYIENLMSASSVFQTTDTKSKRK from the exons ATGAACTGTGAGATTGACG GAGATATGGAGAATCAGGTTGAGCAGGAAGAGAAGACCAGGCTTATTAACCAAGTGCTGGAGCTTCAGCACACACTTGAAG ATCTGTCTGCGCGTGTGGATGCGGTAAAGGAAGAGAACCTTAAGCTCAAATCAGAGAACCAGGTTCTTGGGCAGTACATTGAGAACCTCATGTCCGCCTCCAGCGTGTTTCAGACCACCGATACCAAAAGCAAACGGAAATAA
- the scoca gene encoding short coiled-coil protein A isoform X1 yields the protein MEGDVDEDDGTFINISLADDTAEGEPTVVRFRIEDQYRTMNCEIDGDMENQVEQEEKTRLINQVLELQHTLEDLSARVDAVKEENLKLKSENQVLGQYIENLMSASSVFQTTDTKSKRK from the exons ATGGAGGGAGACGTGGATGAAGATGACGGGACTTTTATTAACATCTCACTAGCTGATGATACAG CTGAAGGAGAACCAACAGTAGTGCGATTCAGAATAGAAGACCAATACAGAACCATGAACTGTGAGATTGACG GAGATATGGAGAATCAGGTTGAGCAGGAAGAGAAGACCAGGCTTATTAACCAAGTGCTGGAGCTTCAGCACACACTTGAAG ATCTGTCTGCGCGTGTGGATGCGGTAAAGGAAGAGAACCTTAAGCTCAAATCAGAGAACCAGGTTCTTGGGCAGTACATTGAGAACCTCATGTCCGCCTCCAGCGTGTTTCAGACCACCGATACCAAAAGCAAACGGAAATAA